A region of Solanum dulcamara chromosome 7, daSolDulc1.2, whole genome shotgun sequence DNA encodes the following proteins:
- the LOC129894713 gene encoding pectin acetylesterase 8-like, with protein MTRFLGSGHLRMMDNTYLQLVCLLICSLAIINRVSCAKENVTPYLDEAYYVSKTIVKNAVSKGAVCLDGSPPVYHFEPGFGEGAQSWLVQLSGGEWCRTIEACLERSKSEFGSSNIMKPWWFTGIFSKNQSGNPEFYNWNKVFVRYCDGGGFTGDVEYVDPATNLHFRGARILKAVMEELLEKGLKKAKNALLSGSSAGGYPAMLYCDYFHKLLPNTPRVKCMNDAGYFIHVKDPFRRNFTELYTALVTLHGSAKSLPKECTSKMSPELCFFPENMQQYIKTPLFITTSAYDKYQINSSIAVGINTCIEHRNCTATLNQTFIEFRSQFLNTLPKANNPKLRGVFIDSFNHHSQVQTWWSPFNVTTINNLTLSMAFADWYYDRNYTYVIHEHELPISALGTLEEKKRRAEEQHAPSIKHSST; from the exons ATGACACGATTCTTAGGTTCTGGGCATCTCAG GATGATGGACAACACATACCTTCAACTTGTATGCTTACTTATTTGTTCATTGGCCATTATCAACCGTGTGTCATGTGCAAAAGAAAATGTCACACCGTACTTAGATGAGGCATATTATGTCTCAAAAACAATTGTTAAAAATGCTGTGTCAAAAGGAGCAG TTTGCTTGGATGGATCACCTCCAGTATATCATTTTGAACCAGGATTTGGAGAAGGAGCCCAAAGCTGGCTCGTTCAACTTTCG GGAGGAGAATGGTGCAGAACCATCGAAGCTTGTCTGGAACGTTCCAAATCTGAGTTTGGTTCTTCAAATATTATGAAACCATGGTGGTTTACAGGAATTTTTAGCAAGAATCAGAGTGGAAATCCAG AATTCTACAATTGGAACAAAGTATTTGTTAGATACTGTGATGGTGGAGGATTCACCGGAGATGTCGAATACGTCGATCCC GCTACCAATCTTCACTTCAGAGGTGCAAGAATTTTGAAGGCAGTAATGGAGGAACTTTTAGAAAAAGGATTAAAGAAGGCCAAGAAT GCCCTTCTTAGCGGAAGTTCTGCAGGAGGGTATCCAGCAATGTTATATTGTGattactttcataaattatTGCCAAATACTCCTAGAGTGAAATGCATGAATGATGCTGGTTATTTTATCCACGT CAAGGATCCTTTTAGAAGAAATTTTACAGAACTTTATACAGCACTTGTTACTTTACAT GGATCTGCCAAATCGTTACCTAAAGAATGCACTTCAAAGATGAGTCCAGAATTG TGCTTCTTCCCAGAGAACATGCAACAATATATCAAGACACCACTTTTCATTACCACTTCAGCATATGATAAATATCAG ATAAACAGTAGTATAGCCGTTGGGATAAATACTTGCATTGAACATCGAAATTGCACTGCAACTCTGAACCAAACCTTCATAG AGTTTAGATCGCAATTTTTGAATACTTTGCCCAAAGCAAACAATCCAAAATTAAGAGGAGTTTTCATTGATTCATTCAATCACCATAGCCAGGTCCAAACATGGTGGTCTCCTTTTAATGTCACCACAATCAACAACTTG ACTTTATCAATGGCATTTGCTGATTGGTATTATGATCGGAACTACACTTATGTGATACATGAACATGAATTGCCGATCTCTGCTCTAGGAAcacttgaagaaaagaaacgtCGAGCCGAGGAACAACATGCACCGTCAATCAAACATTCATCAacctaa
- the LOC129894714 gene encoding uncharacterized protein LOC129894714, whose protein sequence is MTAKTVCDVAVPLTANIISSIQKPPAEGIFELKQNMVELLHSNGQFTGLPHEDPQVHIQNFLDISDTYTPNGVSPDYVRLTLFPFSLLEEAKRWLKSEPPNSITSWNDLACGQTLEKIYDEIYTLLNCISQGNPKWNGGNSRPVVQKQAGMLEVDVVTTLTA, encoded by the exons ATGACAGCCAAGACAGTATGTGATGTGGCAGTCCCACTCACAGCAAATATCATATCCAGCATTCAGAAACCACCGGCTGAAGGAATATTTGAACTAAAACAGAACATGGTGGAATTGTTACACTCTAATGGGCAAtttacaggtttgcctcatgAAGATCCTCAAGTTCACATCCAGAACTTCTTAGATATTAGTGACACTTATACACCTAATGGGGTATCTCCTGACTATGTGAGGTTAACattatttcccttttctttattGGAGGAAGCTAAGAGGTGGTTGAAGTCagaaccaccaaattcaatcacttcCTGGAATGATTTGGCTT GTGGACAGACATTGGAGAAAATCTATGATGAGATATATACATTATTGAATTGCATATCTCAAGGAAATCCTAAGTGGAATGGAGGAAATTCTAGACCTGTGGTTCAAAAGCAAGCAGGCATGTTAGAAGTCGATGTGGTGACAACTTTGACAGCATAG